In one window of Posidoniimonas corsicana DNA:
- a CDS encoding ATP-binding protein, whose product MGQEWAWTTDVTLASQRGAHLPLMDEILAELKKRGWDGRDYFGVQMALEESLSNAIRHGNKLNEEKSVEVECKLSEESFWIRIRDEGDGFQPGEVADCTTAEGLSCHGGRGMMLINAYMTRVEHNEAGNCITMEKNREPSDG is encoded by the coding sequence GTGGGTCAAGAATGGGCTTGGACTACCGACGTGACACTCGCCAGCCAGCGGGGCGCCCACCTCCCGTTGATGGACGAGATCCTCGCTGAGCTCAAGAAACGCGGGTGGGACGGGCGAGACTACTTTGGCGTCCAGATGGCGCTAGAGGAGTCGCTCTCCAACGCGATCCGGCACGGCAATAAGCTAAATGAGGAGAAGTCGGTCGAGGTTGAGTGCAAGCTCAGCGAGGAGTCGTTCTGGATCCGTATCCGGGACGAGGGTGACGGGTTCCAGCCCGGAGAGGTGGCCGACTGCACAACCGCCGAGGGCCTGTCCTGCCACGGCGGACGGGGCATGATGCTGATCAACGCCTACATGACCCGGGTGGAGCACAACGAGGCCGGGAACTGCATCACTATGGAAAAAAACCGCGAACCATCCGACGGGTAA
- a CDS encoding serine/threonine protein kinase, with the protein MSKSPFSRVPGRATAPAAHMTWASRTVAGTVVRTRLFLSRQLWVWPILAVVLLAGIGWSVHGSIERTMEANLRSELKTLLDVEVAMLRTWLSSQETNAKSTASDAEVRQLVSQIAAASLAAAPTEPDIAELTAQLTRQLQPVLNAHDYEAYFIATRSKVLASGRKEVVGMAVPTAFHETFDRVFDGETTVTPPYPSILPQRDLTGRELLGVPVMLILAPVVDDNLQTVAVLGLQLRPEKGFTRILQFGRLGNSGETYAFNEEGLMLSNSRFGEELVLLGLLPDLPESESILQLLVRDPGGDMTRGYRPTVRRTELPPTHMVQEAIAGRPATNVAGYSDYRGVKVVGAWEWLDQYHFGVATEVDYAEAFRPLAILKRTFWGLLLLLAASSIAIFVFTLLVARAQRRAREAAIEARELGQYKLEEKLGEGAMGVVYRGRHAMLRRPTAIKLIDADKVTETSVERFEREVQITGNLNHPNTVAIYDYGRTPEGVFYYAMEYLDGINLQALIDKYGPQPAGRVVYILRQVCGSLFEAHSAGLVHRDIKPANIMLNRRGGEGDVVKVLDFGLVKDRENRYARDNGGMAGTPLYMSPEAIQTPDAVNACSDLYAVGAVGYFLLTGRPVFESEDLVTLCRMHAVEQPADPSVRLGKPFAADVVHAILSCLEKDRARRPQTARDLANMLDRCECSQDWSVDRADMWWSRHERGMPQESGAAAPPAHVNGSNHSDMQQTIDLS; encoded by the coding sequence ATGAGCAAGTCCCCATTCTCCCGCGTCCCAGGGCGTGCGACGGCTCCCGCTGCGCACATGACCTGGGCGTCCCGCACGGTTGCGGGCACCGTGGTCCGCACCCGCTTGTTCCTGAGCCGCCAGCTCTGGGTATGGCCGATCCTGGCCGTCGTGCTGCTGGCCGGGATTGGCTGGAGCGTGCACGGGTCCATCGAGCGGACGATGGAGGCCAACCTCCGGTCCGAGCTGAAGACCCTGCTCGACGTCGAGGTCGCGATGCTGCGCACCTGGCTGAGCTCGCAGGAGACCAACGCCAAGAGCACCGCCAGCGACGCCGAGGTGCGCCAGCTGGTGTCTCAGATCGCGGCGGCCAGCCTCGCCGCGGCCCCCACCGAGCCGGACATCGCCGAACTAACCGCCCAGCTCACGCGGCAGCTGCAGCCGGTGCTCAACGCCCACGACTACGAGGCCTACTTCATCGCGACGCGGAGCAAGGTGCTGGCGTCGGGGCGCAAGGAGGTCGTTGGCATGGCGGTGCCCACCGCCTTTCATGAGACGTTCGACCGAGTCTTCGACGGCGAGACCACCGTCACGCCCCCCTACCCGAGCATCCTCCCCCAACGCGACCTGACAGGGCGCGAGCTGCTGGGGGTGCCGGTGATGCTGATCCTTGCGCCGGTGGTGGACGACAATCTGCAGACGGTCGCCGTGCTGGGCCTGCAGCTCCGCCCGGAGAAGGGTTTCACACGCATCCTCCAGTTCGGCCGCCTTGGCAACTCGGGCGAGACCTACGCCTTCAACGAGGAAGGCCTGATGCTGTCCAACAGCCGCTTCGGAGAGGAGCTCGTGCTGCTGGGGCTGCTCCCCGACCTCCCCGAGTCGGAGTCGATCCTGCAGCTGCTGGTGCGAGACCCCGGCGGCGACATGACGCGCGGCTACCGCCCCACGGTACGTCGCACGGAGCTGCCGCCTACGCACATGGTGCAAGAGGCCATTGCCGGGCGCCCCGCAACCAACGTTGCGGGGTACAGCGACTACCGCGGGGTAAAGGTCGTCGGCGCGTGGGAGTGGCTGGACCAGTACCACTTTGGCGTCGCCACCGAGGTCGACTACGCCGAGGCGTTCCGCCCCCTGGCGATACTCAAGCGGACCTTCTGGGGGCTCCTACTGCTCCTGGCAGCAAGTTCAATCGCCATCTTCGTGTTCACGCTGCTGGTCGCCCGCGCCCAGCGTCGGGCTCGCGAGGCGGCGATTGAGGCCCGCGAGTTGGGGCAGTACAAACTTGAGGAGAAGTTGGGCGAGGGCGCGATGGGCGTCGTCTACCGGGGCCGGCACGCGATGCTCCGTCGCCCGACCGCCATCAAGCTCATCGACGCCGACAAGGTCACCGAAACATCTGTCGAGCGTTTCGAGCGCGAGGTCCAGATCACCGGCAACCTGAACCACCCCAACACGGTCGCTATCTACGACTACGGACGCACGCCCGAGGGCGTGTTCTACTACGCCATGGAGTACCTGGACGGCATCAACCTCCAGGCGCTAATCGACAAGTACGGCCCCCAGCCGGCCGGCAGGGTGGTGTACATACTCCGCCAGGTCTGCGGGTCGCTGTTCGAGGCGCACTCGGCCGGCCTGGTGCACCGCGACATCAAGCCCGCCAATATCATGCTCAACCGCCGCGGCGGCGAAGGCGACGTCGTCAAGGTGCTCGACTTCGGGCTCGTCAAGGACCGTGAGAACCGGTACGCCCGCGACAACGGCGGGATGGCCGGCACGCCGCTGTACATGTCGCCCGAGGCGATCCAGACGCCCGACGCCGTCAACGCCTGCAGTGACCTCTACGCGGTAGGGGCCGTCGGGTACTTCCTGCTCACCGGGCGGCCCGTGTTCGAGTCCGAGGACCTCGTAACCCTGTGCCGGATGCACGCGGTCGAACAGCCGGCGGACCCGTCGGTGCGTCTGGGCAAGCCGTTCGCGGCCGACGTCGTGCACGCGATTCTGTCGTGCCTGGAAAAAGACCGCGCCCGCCGTCCACAAACCGCTCGCGACCTGGCCAACATGCTGGACCGCTGCGAGTGCTCCCAGGACTGGTCCGTCGATCGGGCAGACATGTGGTGGAGCCGGCACGAGCGGGGGATGCCCCAAGAATCTGGCGCCGCCGCCCCTCCGGCTCACGTCAACGGTTCCAACCATTCGGACATGCAGCAGACGATCGACCTTTCGTGA
- a CDS encoding AMP-binding protein has protein sequence MIRVCRRAGSRWKVADSTGADLTGVQLLTRALVLRRMLRRELLGDDERYVGVLLPPSLGGAVVNASLALDRRVTANLNYSASSTVLNKCIAKAGIRHVLTSEKLLSKVDLQLDSNVVCLEDLAPKVSTTDKLLGAAAAYAMPAGLLDKMLGLDRANEDDELTVLFTSGSTGDPKGVVLTHRNVATNVYGMEKAIQLSEKDILLGILPFFHAFGYTVTLWGPLMLGVRAAYHTNPLEPRQVGKLAGARGATILLSTPTFLRSYMKRCSTDDFKSLEIVVVGAEKLPQDLSDRFEAKFGVRPIEGYGATELSPLVSVNIPPTRKRSDEVGLVEGSVGKPLPEVKAKIVNPETMEPLGTGEDGMLLVTGPNLMKGYFNDDAKTAEVVHDGWYVTGDIARLDEQGFIHITGRQSRFSKIAGEMAPHVTIEDAIQSFVAGEDDESVRAVVSAVPDAKKGERLVVLHLPMDKTPDDVRAHLAKQGLPNLWIPSADSFVQVDELPLLGSGKLDLKRLAQLALELSPPRD, from the coding sequence ATGATTCGCGTCTGCCGCCGGGCGGGCTCGCGTTGGAAAGTCGCGGACTCAACGGGGGCCGACCTGACCGGCGTGCAGCTGCTCACACGCGCCCTCGTGCTGCGGCGGATGCTCCGGAGGGAGCTGCTCGGCGACGACGAGCGCTACGTCGGGGTGCTGCTGCCGCCATCGCTGGGGGGCGCGGTGGTCAACGCGTCGCTGGCTCTGGACCGGCGCGTCACCGCTAACCTCAACTACTCCGCGTCGTCGACGGTGCTGAACAAGTGCATCGCCAAGGCCGGCATCCGGCACGTGCTCACGAGCGAAAAGCTCTTGAGCAAAGTGGACCTGCAGCTCGACTCGAATGTCGTCTGCCTGGAAGACCTGGCGCCCAAGGTCTCGACCACCGACAAGCTGCTCGGCGCTGCGGCCGCCTACGCCATGCCGGCGGGCCTGCTCGACAAGATGCTCGGGCTGGACCGCGCCAACGAAGACGATGAACTTACGGTGCTGTTCACTTCCGGCTCGACCGGCGACCCCAAGGGCGTGGTGCTCACCCACCGCAACGTGGCGACCAACGTCTACGGCATGGAGAAGGCGATCCAGTTGAGCGAGAAGGACATCCTGCTCGGGATCCTCCCCTTCTTCCACGCGTTCGGGTACACCGTGACGCTCTGGGGCCCGCTGATGCTGGGCGTCCGCGCGGCCTACCACACCAACCCACTCGAGCCGAGGCAGGTGGGCAAGCTCGCCGGCGCGCGTGGCGCGACCATCCTGCTCAGCACGCCCACGTTCCTACGCTCGTACATGAAGCGTTGCTCGACGGACGACTTCAAGTCGCTCGAGATCGTCGTTGTCGGCGCCGAGAAGCTCCCGCAGGACCTGTCCGACCGGTTCGAGGCCAAGTTCGGGGTCCGACCGATCGAGGGCTACGGAGCAACCGAGCTCTCGCCCCTCGTGTCCGTCAACATCCCACCCACGCGCAAACGCAGCGACGAGGTCGGGCTCGTCGAGGGGAGCGTCGGCAAGCCACTCCCGGAGGTGAAGGCCAAGATCGTTAACCCCGAGACGATGGAGCCGCTTGGGACCGGCGAGGACGGGATGCTGCTCGTCACCGGGCCCAACCTGATGAAGGGCTACTTCAACGACGACGCCAAAACGGCCGAGGTGGTCCACGACGGCTGGTACGTCACCGGCGACATCGCGCGACTCGACGAGCAGGGGTTCATCCACATCACGGGTCGCCAGAGCCGATTCTCAAAGATCGCCGGCGAGATGGCGCCCCACGTCACTATTGAGGACGCGATCCAGTCGTTCGTCGCCGGCGAAGACGACGAATCGGTGCGGGCGGTGGTGTCGGCGGTCCCGGACGCCAAGAAGGGCGAACGGCTGGTGGTTCTGCACCTGCCAATGGACAAGACGCCCGACGACGTCCGCGCCCACCTCGCCAAGCAGGGGCTGCCCAACCTGTGGATCCCCAGCGCCGACAGCTTCGTGCAGGTCGACGAGCTGCCGTTGCTTGGATCCGGGAAGCTGGACCTGAAGCGGCTCGCACAGCTTGCGCTGGAGCTGAGCCCCCCGCGAGATTAA
- a CDS encoding TlpA disulfide reductase family protein gives MTRQFNLAAVFLLLVLILTALACGRVTASDAKPEPAPASKSMWDFQPELTVGDAAPSLAIEHWVHDGGGRYPHTTEFEPGKVYVVEFWATWCGPCIAAMPHVVELQKATADQGVQIISVSNEPLELVAAMMEKPVPSGEGKTYNELTSSYCLTTDPDSSVWDAYMKPSGSSGIPNAFVVGNDGKIEWVGHPMALDDPLQQVLADSWDRDAFADEFLTQKRLQAAATSIRSVALQGDLERARSMLKELVETAPTAALGEQASQLDAMLRSIEFQNALRGEPQKAIAMLTNLIEDADDKASKTMELSVAVLHAATPAGQVDPTVVESMLGHIGTALDGQPGRYQLGLMLITSELRQLTGDLDGAIAAVKQAIDAVGPDSPQASRLEGQLKKLQQKQSAEGEG, from the coding sequence ATGACACGTCAATTCAATCTCGCAGCGGTATTCTTGCTATTGGTGCTCATTCTAACCGCCCTAGCCTGCGGGCGTGTGACGGCCAGCGACGCGAAGCCCGAACCCGCGCCGGCCAGCAAGTCGATGTGGGACTTCCAGCCAGAGCTGACGGTGGGCGACGCCGCTCCCTCACTCGCCATCGAGCACTGGGTGCACGATGGCGGAGGGCGGTACCCCCACACGACCGAATTCGAGCCCGGCAAAGTCTATGTCGTCGAGTTCTGGGCAACCTGGTGCGGGCCCTGCATCGCCGCCATGCCGCACGTGGTCGAACTGCAGAAGGCGACCGCCGACCAGGGAGTTCAGATCATTTCGGTTAGCAATGAACCTCTTGAGCTCGTGGCGGCAATGATGGAGAAGCCGGTCCCCAGCGGCGAGGGCAAGACGTACAACGAGCTCACCTCCTCGTACTGCCTGACAACCGACCCGGATAGCTCGGTATGGGACGCCTACATGAAGCCGTCGGGAAGCTCGGGGATTCCCAACGCTTTCGTCGTTGGCAATGACGGCAAGATCGAGTGGGTGGGGCACCCGATGGCTCTCGATGATCCGCTCCAGCAGGTGCTCGCGGACAGTTGGGACCGCGACGCATTCGCGGACGAGTTTCTAACGCAGAAGCGGCTGCAGGCGGCCGCCACAAGCATCAGGAGCGTCGCACTGCAGGGAGACCTTGAGCGCGCGAGGTCGATGCTCAAGGAGCTAGTCGAGACGGCGCCCACGGCCGCCCTGGGCGAGCAGGCGTCGCAGCTGGACGCGATGCTGCGGTCGATCGAGTTCCAGAACGCGCTGCGGGGTGAGCCACAGAAGGCGATCGCGATGCTCACCAACTTGATCGAGGACGCCGACGACAAGGCGTCGAAGACAATGGAGCTATCGGTTGCGGTGCTGCACGCGGCCACGCCCGCCGGTCAGGTAGATCCGACCGTAGTGGAGTCGATGCTGGGGCACATCGGCACGGCGCTAGACGGGCAGCCGGGCCGGTACCAGCTTGGCTTAATGCTGATAACGTCGGAGCTACGCCAGCTTACCGGCGACCTGGACGGGGCGATCGCGGCCGTCAAGCAGGCGATCGACGCCGTCGGCCCCGATAGCCCACAGGCGTCGCGCCTCGAGGGGCAACTCAAAAAACTCCAGCAAAAGCAGTCCGCGGAGGGAGAGGGCTAG
- a CDS encoding STAS domain-containing protein yields the protein MSTFRRVKLSESGSVTVVTFADSKIIDEEEIQELGQELFDLVEREERKKIVLNFSNVEFLSSAALGKLISFEKKVKNHRAELILTNIRPEIYEVFAITKLTKLFKIKDDEADALAVL from the coding sequence ATGAGCACATTTCGCCGCGTTAAGCTCAGCGAGTCCGGTTCGGTCACGGTGGTGACATTCGCCGATTCGAAGATCATTGATGAGGAAGAGATCCAGGAACTGGGGCAAGAGCTCTTCGACCTGGTCGAGCGAGAAGAACGCAAGAAGATTGTGCTGAATTTCTCGAATGTCGAGTTCCTGTCCAGTGCGGCCCTCGGCAAGCTGATCAGCTTCGAGAAGAAGGTGAAGAACCACCGGGCGGAGCTGATCCTCACGAACATCCGCCCCGAGATCTACGAGGTGTTCGCGATCACCAAGCTGACCAAGCTGTTCAAGATCAAGGACGACGAGGCGGACGCCCTGGCGGTGCTATAA